One Maniola hyperantus chromosome Z, iAphHyp1.2, whole genome shotgun sequence DNA window includes the following coding sequences:
- the CalpC gene encoding calpain-C isoform X1, which yields MTDYELIKAGCLQRRELWEDPDFPAVQPSVFYHQVPPFTFEWKRAKELYANPKFIQDSNDTFDVVTGRLGDKWLLSCVGVLYLCKGLFYRVVPADQRIDTNYAGVFRFRLWWCGQWVEVLVDDRLPTVHGKLAFMHCSNSEQLWPALLEKAYAKMHGSYEALKYGNLLDGLADLTGGITESLNLADLTDAASLHNIMKTTSIVTAYRLPNAVTHSVKSIESGMNYRLYNVERIDTSDGSIYVVRLTRPLAPGDTHITHFILDHAMWSSIPVHERERLTSTTKGFWMLYSDFVSMFSRVEMVHLDIETSKAETSLADKQKWQVKSHQGRWKKGVSAGGCRNHVNFFHMNPQIQIVLNEADTIVISLNQHSIMEPKVIGFSIYKISKCLTETASPLFFKKTRSSINSQYTNSRQVSERCLLDAGAYLVIPTTFEPRQEANFSLRIYSIRQLKMRVLDCAPQMLKAAILKAPPGMESNSFAQYESQFLQLADEHKTINAFELQELLERCLPNDYIKSCATMETCRQIVLSMEKDGSGRITLSDFKDLICSLKHWQMVFRSHAPEKMSVLRIERFRDALREVGFVIPERALSLLVLKYMRKDGMLRFGDFVSAVVLLHRAFHMFFTNCSTSSFKVNLTFAEWLKSALTC from the exons GAATTGTACGCCAATCCGAAGTTTATTCAGGACAGCAATGACACTTTCGACGTGGTCACCGGCAGGCTTG GGGACAAATGGCTATTATCTTGCGTTGGAGTATTGTATCTATGCAAAGGACTTTTCTACAGAGTGGTACCGGCTGACCAAAGGATAGACACGAATTATGCTGGTGTTTTCAG ATTTCGTCTATGGTGGTGTGGGCAGTGGGTAGAAGTACTAGTAGATGACAGATTACCAACAGTTCATGGCAAATTAGCTTTTATGCATTGCAGCAACTCGGAGCAACTCTGGCCGGCGCTACTCGAGAAGGCCTATGCAAA AATGCACGGATCGTATGAAGCGCTGAAATATGGCAACCTGCTTGATGGCCTAGCGGATCTTACTGGCGGTATCACAGAATCGCTGAATCTAGCAGACCTGACTGACGCTGCTTCTCTCCACAACATTATGAAAACCACCAGCATCGTCACTGCTTATCGCTTACCTAAT GCGGTAACACACTCGGTTAAAAGTATCGAATCAGGAATGAATTACAGACTTTATAACGTAGAAAGG ataGATACCTCAGATGGGTCAATATATGTAGTGCGACTAACAAGGCCTTTGGCTCCTGGAGATACACATATCACGCACTTTATATTAGACCACGCAAT GTGGAGTTCTATACCGGTACACGAACGAGAGCGATTGACTTCTACCACTAAAGGATTCTGGATGCTCTACAGTGACTTTGTGTCAATGTTTTCTCGAGTGGAAATGGTACATCTCGACATTGAAACGAGTAAAGCAGAAACTTCGTTGGCCGATAAACAGAAGTGGCAAGTGAAAAGCCACCAAGGGCGGTGGAAAAAAGGCGTATCTGCAGGTGGTTGCAGAAATCACGTTA ATTTCTTCCATATGAATCCACAAATACAAATAGTACTCAATGAAGCAGACACTATCGTTATATCACTGAATCAGCACAGCATCATGGAACCGAAAGTTATAGGATTCAGTATTTACAAAATCTCTAAATGTCTCACCGAAACTGCATCACCACTATTTTTCAAAAAGACGAGGAGTTCAATAAATTCGCAGTACACAAATAGTCGACAAGTTAGTGAGAG GTGTCTGTTAGATGCCGGCGCCTACTTGGTGATACCGACTACATTTGAGCCGAGGCAGGAAGCGAACTTTTCCCTAAGAATATATTCAATCAGACAACTCAAAATGAGAGTGTTAGATTGTGCCCCACAGATGTTAAAAGCAGCAATACTTAAAGCACCACCTGGAATGGAATCGAATAGCTTCGCCCAATACGAATCGCAATTCCTTCAATTAGCAGACGAGCATAAAACGATAAATGCCTTCGAACTTCAAGAACTATTGGAAAGATGTTTGCCCAACGATTATATTAAGAGCTGTGCAACGATGGAAACATGCAGACAAATTGTGTTATCAATGGAA AAAGACGGCTCCGGTCGGATAACTCTTTCCGATTTCAAGGATCTAATTTGCAGCCTAAAGCACTGGCAGATGGTATTTCGATCGCACGCGCCGGAAAAAATGAGTGTGTTGAGGATCGAGAGGTTTCGCGACGCGTTACGCGAAGTTGGGTTCGTCATACCAGAACGAGCGCTGTCTCTATTGGTACTAAAGTACATGAGAAAAGATGGAATGCTTCGATTCGGTGACTTTGTATCGGCAGTCGTCCTACTTCATAGAGCATTTC ATATGTTCTTCACTAACTGCTCTACGAGTTCATTCAAAGTTAATTTAACTTTCGCTGAG TGGCTGAAGTCGGCTTTGACATGCTAA
- the CalpC gene encoding calpain-C isoform X2, translated as MTDYELIKAGCLQRRELWEDPDFPAVQPSVFYHQVPPFTFEWKRAKELYANPKFIQDSNDTFDVVTGRLGDKWLLSCVGVLYLCKGLFYRVVPADQRIDTNYAGVFRFRLWWCGQWVEVLVDDRLPTVHGKLAFMHCSNSEQLWPALLEKAYAKMHGSYEALKYGNLLDGLADLTGGITESLNLADLTDAASLHNIMKTTSIVTAYRLPNAVTHSVKSIESGMNYRLYNVERIDTSDGSIYVVRLTRPLAPGDTHITHFILDHAMWSSIPVHERERLTSTTKGFWMLYSDFVSMFSRVEMVHLDIETSKAETSLADKQKWQVKSHQGRWKKGVSAGGCRNHVNFFHMNPQIQIVLNEADTIVISLNQHSIMEPKVIGFSIYKISKCLTETASPLFFKKTRSSINSQYTNSRQVSERCLLDAGAYLVIPTTFEPRQEANFSLRIYSIRQLKMRVLDCAPQMLKAAILKAPPGMESNSFAQYESQFLQLADEHKTINAFELQELLERCLPNDYIKSCATMETCRQIVLSMEKDGSGRITLSDFKDLICSLKHWQMVFRSHAPEKMSVLRIERFRDALREVGFVIPERALSLLVLKYMRKDGMLRFGDFVSAVVLLHRAFLAEVGFDMLILG; from the exons GAATTGTACGCCAATCCGAAGTTTATTCAGGACAGCAATGACACTTTCGACGTGGTCACCGGCAGGCTTG GGGACAAATGGCTATTATCTTGCGTTGGAGTATTGTATCTATGCAAAGGACTTTTCTACAGAGTGGTACCGGCTGACCAAAGGATAGACACGAATTATGCTGGTGTTTTCAG ATTTCGTCTATGGTGGTGTGGGCAGTGGGTAGAAGTACTAGTAGATGACAGATTACCAACAGTTCATGGCAAATTAGCTTTTATGCATTGCAGCAACTCGGAGCAACTCTGGCCGGCGCTACTCGAGAAGGCCTATGCAAA AATGCACGGATCGTATGAAGCGCTGAAATATGGCAACCTGCTTGATGGCCTAGCGGATCTTACTGGCGGTATCACAGAATCGCTGAATCTAGCAGACCTGACTGACGCTGCTTCTCTCCACAACATTATGAAAACCACCAGCATCGTCACTGCTTATCGCTTACCTAAT GCGGTAACACACTCGGTTAAAAGTATCGAATCAGGAATGAATTACAGACTTTATAACGTAGAAAGG ataGATACCTCAGATGGGTCAATATATGTAGTGCGACTAACAAGGCCTTTGGCTCCTGGAGATACACATATCACGCACTTTATATTAGACCACGCAAT GTGGAGTTCTATACCGGTACACGAACGAGAGCGATTGACTTCTACCACTAAAGGATTCTGGATGCTCTACAGTGACTTTGTGTCAATGTTTTCTCGAGTGGAAATGGTACATCTCGACATTGAAACGAGTAAAGCAGAAACTTCGTTGGCCGATAAACAGAAGTGGCAAGTGAAAAGCCACCAAGGGCGGTGGAAAAAAGGCGTATCTGCAGGTGGTTGCAGAAATCACGTTA ATTTCTTCCATATGAATCCACAAATACAAATAGTACTCAATGAAGCAGACACTATCGTTATATCACTGAATCAGCACAGCATCATGGAACCGAAAGTTATAGGATTCAGTATTTACAAAATCTCTAAATGTCTCACCGAAACTGCATCACCACTATTTTTCAAAAAGACGAGGAGTTCAATAAATTCGCAGTACACAAATAGTCGACAAGTTAGTGAGAG GTGTCTGTTAGATGCCGGCGCCTACTTGGTGATACCGACTACATTTGAGCCGAGGCAGGAAGCGAACTTTTCCCTAAGAATATATTCAATCAGACAACTCAAAATGAGAGTGTTAGATTGTGCCCCACAGATGTTAAAAGCAGCAATACTTAAAGCACCACCTGGAATGGAATCGAATAGCTTCGCCCAATACGAATCGCAATTCCTTCAATTAGCAGACGAGCATAAAACGATAAATGCCTTCGAACTTCAAGAACTATTGGAAAGATGTTTGCCCAACGATTATATTAAGAGCTGTGCAACGATGGAAACATGCAGACAAATTGTGTTATCAATGGAA AAAGACGGCTCCGGTCGGATAACTCTTTCCGATTTCAAGGATCTAATTTGCAGCCTAAAGCACTGGCAGATGGTATTTCGATCGCACGCGCCGGAAAAAATGAGTGTGTTGAGGATCGAGAGGTTTCGCGACGCGTTACGCGAAGTTGGGTTCGTCATACCAGAACGAGCGCTGTCTCTATTGGTACTAAAGTACATGAGAAAAGATGGAATGCTTCGATTCGGTGACTTTGTATCGGCAGTCGTCCTACTTCATAGAGCATTTC TGGCTGAAGTCGGCTTTGACATGCTAATTCTAGGCTAA
- the Sdhaf3 gene encoding succinate dehydrogenase assembly factor 3, mitochondrial, with the protein MFPSEHVARVRLLYKLIFRVHRALPGELRLLGDNYAREEFKRHKNCNPVEAKIFLTEWTDYAINLAKQTKPLHQAKKKSVGKYLEPKMLDYMSDEQLVQLYELHRAASFDAENDSKEKQIDSDNNR; encoded by the exons ATGTTCCCATCGGAGCACGTTGCGAGAGTAAGACTCCTTTACAAGTTAATATTTCGTGTGCATCGGGCATTGCCTGGCGAGTTGCGTTTACTGGGAGATAATTATGCCAGAGAAGAGTTCAAACGACATAAAAACTGTAATCCTGTTGAAGCCAAGATATTTCTTACGGAATGGACT GATTATGCAATTAATTTGGCGAAGCAAACGAAACCCCTGCATCAAGCCAAGAAGAAGTCTGTTGGTAAATATCTAGAGCCTAAAATGTTGGATTATATGAGCGATGAACAGTTGGTGCAGTTGTATGAACTACACAGGGCAGCCTCCTTTGATGCTGAGAACGATTCTAAAGAGAAACAAATAGACAGTGataataatagataa